The following are from one region of the Bactrocera oleae isolate idBacOlea1 chromosome 6, idBacOlea1, whole genome shotgun sequence genome:
- the Rich gene encoding guanine nucleotide exchange factor subunit Rich: MYFTVGWPRVLSLEFPGEKSSINHICCDAVKILAAAIGDDFVGIWYANPLIPIAFYRRAEDSIAQLGKNKLIIWKPDSRQLAILTNMGVLILYHIEFDPDGSGILTQIDPPTASLRRDSAELFIKENVPKLNIREACSIKLDSAITIICCISLTELLFATDQCDLVRVQWTDLDADIVGESGEKSLALHASINLRNIPFYVNRNCNLKSIPPLGDNSYIAALEYSPFIGGCAAVFSDNRAAFLIAMHLRFEPQNMHGFWVPDVEDATVCSVNHKFRLLAYGRKNSDVSVYAIEDTTGGLEFSHRLSVNSSVIAGSLGSVCELKWSPDGCVLIVAWEKGGISLWSTFGSLLMSSLNWDFGLHVDLQHHNPLQVAKLEWSTEGYHLFMTCKKKMELCDENDTSFYDVLQLNFVKSTMSMNPCIASHSHVLLQGDETLYVNQGDNLEKIYFGSKFTFPNNGTEPTKVDCNQDDSIEMKKSVDISSILSESKLWNVIQLPLTYTANNWPIRYSAINMQGTHLAVAGRTGLAHYSMVTKKWKLFGNESQEKDFVVSGGLLWWKGFIVMGCYSLLDRTDEIRCYPEECKLDNQYGNKIQVRAPVISMNMFRDQLITLTADGIVSLFELKKIDVYSLSVNCAYEVDVKSICIHPACIVSLTITNLRNDLTMKTSTTSSHTAETIIVNVCGRILMIQRDSRNSVINSLMASCLASCVECFWLSNALEKSPMQDCLWLFSGAHGMRVWLPILPPLNEKIDDPPQRLHTFMSKRIMLSFPLKLYPLVILFDNVIVLGVDNETTLYTNEASSHFSLPFCLLERKSQVYLHKILRQLIKRNLGYSAWEIAKSCRSLPYFPHSLELLLHEVLEEEALTKDPIPDALLPSILDFIREFPVYLQTIVQCARKTEIALWPYLFSIAGKPKDLFQQCLQSEELETAASFLIILQNLEPSIISKQYATLLLDIAIQNRKWELAKDLIRFLKAIDPNEIDSPRSSMVINMKIAPPSQSQVNQNAEVFNMILGPIARERSFSTTVTSNLPKEKKDKQAPLTNPSNPNGTSLTAIPNETTSSLPNSGISAMVRRKMDRINSTKDRKEIFCIETILQTHARKLLQNHKIIELGYMSAFLDFHLVSWLSQESDRSARLDDYVETLNCLHEELRFPPALLHPTSEESELSLATDYTQIKKQFATDNQHSFLLHPSSQTSESGYFSLALMDTPTSMNNGNTIQNNITSIKEHEELKYMHSQITDYIKSRSNSQASFDNCRYRPSIAIHDEIPSVYSLNFENSTISENSWTIVSEKLSIKIRYLLQLFIEANCIDYALVLSIVLQDAASIGRIINVMIRSESLLTCQRIYGALKRLTQWSFDRECLYRPFMISLQPHIYHLDQYISSATVKFPVHHNIEEGDSSQGVLPDNETDNSNNHAQSNHITNINPNWGLDNHPSENPCNDSTDTSNNSNNNNLRRTSKGHSGRNEAGACRIM, translated from the exons ATGTATTTCACAGTCGGTTGGCCAAGAGTGCTTAGCCTGGAGTTCCCAGGGGAGAAATCATCTATTAATCACATTTGCTGTGATGCTGTCAAGATATTAGCTGCTGCAATTGGTGATGATTTTGTTGGTATTTGGTACGCAAACCCTTTAATTCCAATAGCGTTCTATCGCCGTGCTGAGGACTCGATAGCTCAATTGGGGAAAAACAAACTTATTATTTGGAAGCCAGATTCACGACAATTAGCAATCCTAACAAATATGGGAGTTCTTATTTTATATCACATAGAATTTGATCCAGATGGAAGTGGAATTTTAACACAAATAGATCCACCAACAGCAAGTTTGCGAAGAGACTCAGCAGAACTTTTTATAAAGGAAAATGTGCCGAAACTGAATATACGTGAAGCGTGCTCTATTAAATTAGATTCTGCGATTACAATCATATGTTGCATAAGCCTTACAGAATTACTTTTTGCAACAGATCAGTGTGACCTTGTCCGCGTTCAATGGACAGATTTGGACGCGGATATAGTAGGTGAAAGTGGTGAAAAATCCTTGGCACTTCATGCTTCTATAAACTTACGCAATATTCCATTTTATGTCAATcgaaattgtaatttaaaaagcATTCCACCCCTGGGAGACAATTCGTATATAGCAGCGTTGGAGTATTCGCCATTTATTGGtggatgtgctgcagttttcagTGATAATCGCGCAGCTTTTTTGATAGCAATGCATTTGCGTTTTGAACCACAAAACATGCATGGGTTTTGGGTGCCGGACGTTGAAGATGCCACAGTTTGTAGTGTTAATCACAAATTTCGGTTATTGGCTTATGGTCGAAAAAATTCCGATGTGTCAGTATATGCTATTGAAGATACGACCGGAGGTCTCGAGTTTTCACATAGATTATCTGTAAATTCGAGCGTAATAGCAGGTTCATTGGGAAGTGTCTGCGAATTAAAGTGGAGCCCGGATGGCTGTGTGCTTATAGTTGCTTGGGAGAAAGGTGGAATTTCGCTCTGGAGTACATTTGGATCATTACTTATGTCATCTTTGAATTGGGATTTTGGATTACATGTAGATTTGCAACATCATAAtcctttgcaagttgcaaagtTAGAATGGTCAACTGAAGGATATCATCTTTTTATGACATGCAAGAAAAAAATGGAGTTATGCGATGAAAACGATACAAGtttttatgatgttttacaaCTGAATTTTGTTAAGAGTACAATGTCAATGAATCCTTGTATAGCTTCACATTCGCATGTTTTATTACAAG GTGATGAaacattgtatgttaatcagGGAGATAatctcgaaaaaatttattttggctCTAAATTTACCTTTCCCAATAACGGCACAGAACCAACTAAAGTTGATTGCAATCAAGATGATAGCATAGAAATGAAAAAGTCCGTTGACATATCTAGCATTCTATCTGAAAGCAAACTGTGGAATGTAATTCAACTGCCTTTAACTTATACGGCTAATAATTGGCCAATACGATATTCAGCTATTAACATGCAGGGCACCCATTTAGCAGTTGCCGGTAGAACTGGACTAGCACATTACTCAATGGTGACAAAAAAGTGGAAATTGTTTGGTAATGAGTCACAGGAAAAAGATTTTGTAGTGTCTGGTGGTTTGCTTTGGTGGAAAGGTTTTATTGTAATGGGATGTTATTCTTTGTTGGATCGTACTGATGAGATTCGATGTTATCCGGAGGAATGTAAACTCGATAATCAATATGGTAATAAAATCCAGGTTCGCGCTCCAGTTATTTCCATGAACATGTTTCGAGATCAGCTAATTACATTAACAGCGGATGGTATAGTTAGCCTATTcgagttaaaaaaaatcgatgtttATTCCTTAAGTGTCAATTGTGCCTATGAAGTAGATGTAAAAAGCATTTGCATACACCCTGCTTGTATTGTATCGTTGACCATAACAAATCTACGAAATGATTTAACCATGAAGACATCGACTACTTCAAGCCATACAGCGGAGACTATTATTGTAAATGTGTGTGGCCGAATATTAATGATTCAACGTGACTCTCGCAATAGTGTTATCAATTCACTGATGGCTTCTTGCCTGGCCTCGTGTGTTGAATGTTTTTGGCTTTCTAATGCATTGGAAAAGAGCCCTATGCAAGATTGTTTGTGGCTGTTCTCTGGAGCACATGGAATGCGAGTATGGCTTCCTATTTTACCTCCTCTAAATGAGAAAATAGATGACCCGCCCCAACGATTACACACGTTCATGTCAAAGCGAATAATGTTATCATTTCCACTGAAATTGTATCCATTGGTGATTTTGTTTGATAATGTGATTGTATTAGGTGTAGATAATGAAACTACGTTGTATACTAATGAGGCGAGCTCTCATTTTTCATTACCCTTCTGTTTGTTGGAAAGAAAATCCCaagtttatttgcataaaatactACGTCAGCTGATTAAAAGAAATCTTGGGTACAGTGCTTGGGAAATAGCAAAGTCTTGTCGGTCGCTACCCTATTTTCCGCATTCTTTGGAGTTATTACTACATGAAGTTCTCGAGGAAGAAGCTCTAACAAAGGACCCTATTCCAGATGCTTTGCTACCAAGCATTCTTGATTTTATTCGAGAATTTCCCGTATATCTCCAAACAATAGTGCAATGTGCGCGAAAAACGGAAATAGCTTTGTGgccatatttattttcaatagctGGAAAACCGAAAGATCTATTTCAACAATGTTTGCAATCAGAGGAATTGGAAACAGCAGctagttttttaattatactccAAAATTTGGAGCCATCTATTATTAGTAAACAGTACGCCACATTGCTGCTGGACATAGCAATTCAAAATCGTAAATGGGAACTCGCAAAAGATTTAATACGCTTTCTTAAAGCCATCGACCCAAATGAAATAGATTCGCCACGTTCATCAATGGTTATAAATATGAAGATCGCGCCTCCATCGCAATCTCAAGTTAATCAAAATGCAGAagtttttaatatgattttgGGGCCAATAGCACGGGAGCGTAGTTTTTCGACAACTGTAACTTCGAATTTACCTAAGGAGAAAAAGGATAAACAAGCGCCATTAACAAATCCATCAAATCCAAATGGAACGTCATTAACAGCAATTCCAAACGAAACGACATCATCGCTTCCAAACAGTGGAATCTCGGCGATGGTTCGCCGAAAAATGGATAGAATTAATTCAACAAAGGATcgtaaagaaatattttgcatCGAAACTATTCTCCAAACTCATGCAcgcaaattattacaaaatcatAAGATAATAGAGTTAGGTTATATGAGTGCCTTTCTCGACTTTCATTTGGTATCATGGCTTTCACAAGAATCAGATCGGTCGGCACGTCTCGATGACTACGTGGAAACACTCAACTGCTTGCATGAAGAACTCAGATTTCCACCAGCCCTTTTGCATCCAACATCAGAAGAGTCGGAATTGTCATTGGCTACGgattatacacaaataaaaaagcaatttgCGACCGATAATCAACATTCGTTTTTGTTGCATCCATCGAGTCAAACTTCGGAATCGGGTTATTTCAGCTTGGCTCTAATGGATACGCCAACGAGTATGAATAATGGAAACACAATACAAAACAATATTACATCTATTAAGGAGCATGAAGAACTGAAATATATGCATAGTCAGATAACTGACTATATTAAATCCCGATCAAATTCTCAAGCTTCGTTCGATAATTGTCGTTACCGTCCATCTATTGCCATACACGACGAGATCCCAAGTGTATActcattaaattttgaaaattcgacCATAAGCGAGAATAGTTGGACAATAGTCTCGGaaaaattaagtataaaaaTCCGTTATTTGCTGCAATTGTTTATTGAAGCAAACTGCATTGACTACGCATTAGTTTTGTCTATAGTGCTCCAAGATGCTGCCTCTATTGGCCGAATTATTAATGTCATGATTCGTTCGGAATCGCTTTTAACTTGTCAACGAATATACGGAGCTCTCAAACGATTAACCCAGTGGTCCTTTGATAGAGAATGCCTCTACCGCCCATTTATGATATCGCTTCAACCCCATATATATCATCTCGATCAGTATATTAGCTCAGCTACTGTCAAATTTCCAGTGCACCACAACATTGAAGAGGGAGACTCATCTCAAGGAGTTCTTCCAGATAACGAAACGGATAACTCTAATAACCATGCTCAATCAAATCATATCACAAATATTAATCCAAACTGGGGCTTAGACAACCATCCTTCTGAAAATCCTTGCAACGACTCAACAGATACATCAAATAActctaataacaataatttaagaCGGACGTCGAAAGGGCATTCAGGTCGCAATGAAGCAGGTGCATGCAGaatcatgtaa